The segment TCACGGACCGGGTTGTTGCCCCGGAAGGAGAACGAGACGTTGGAGATGCCGCCGCTGACCTTCGCGCCGGGGAGGTTCTGCTTGATCCAGCGGGTGGCCTCGATGAAGTCCTCGCCGTAGGTGGCGTGCTCCTCGATGCCGGTGGCGACGGCGAAGACGTTGGGGTCGAAGATGATGTCCTCGGGCGGGAAGCCGACCTCGTCGACGAGGATCCGGTAGGCCCGCTCGCAGATGGCCTTGCGCCGGTCCAGGTTGTCGGCCTGTCCGTCCTCGTCGAACGCCATCACCACGACGGCGGCGCCGTACTTGCGGCACAGCCGGGCGTGCGCGCGGAACGACTCCTCGCCCTCCTTCATGGAGATCGAGTTGACGATCGCCTTGCCCTGCACGCACTTGAGGCCGGCCTCGATGACCTCCCACTTGGAGGAGTCGACCATCACCGGCACGCGGCTGATGTCGGGCTCGGCCGCGATGAGCTTGAGGAAGCGGTCCATGGCCGCGACCCCGTCGATCATCCCCTCGTCCATGTTGACGTCGATGACCTGGGCGCCCGACTCGACCTGCTGCGCAGCCACCGCGAGGGCGGCGTCGTAGTCGCCGTCCTTGATGAGCTTGCGGAAGCGCGCGGAGCCGGTGATGTTGGTGCGCTCGCCGACGTTGACGAAGAGGCTCTCCTCGGTGATCGTCAGCGGCTCGAGACCGGAGAGCCGCATCACCGGCTCGAGGGTCACGGGCTCGCGGCGGCCCTTGCCCTCGACCGCGCCGGCGATGGCGGCGATGTGGTCGGGCGTGGTGCCGCAGCACCCGCCGACGAGGTTCAGGAAGCCGGCGTCGGCGAACTCCGCGAGGACCGCGGCCGTCTGGTCGGGCGTCTCGTCGTACTCCCCGAAGGCATTGGGCAGGCCGGCGTTGGGGTAGACGCTGACGAACGAGTCGGCCAGCCGCGACAGCTCGGCGACGTAGGGGCGCATGTCGCGCGCGCCGAGGGCGCAGTTGAGGCCGACGGCCAGCGGGCGGGCGTGGCGGATCGAGTCCCAGAACGCCTCGGTGACCTGGCCCGAGAGCGTCCGACCGGACGCGTCGGTGATGGTGCCGGAGATGATCACCGGCCAGCGGCGCCCCTGCTCCTCGAAGAGCGTCTCCACAGCGAAGATCGCGGCCTTGGCGTTGAGGGTGTCGAAGATCGTCTCGATCATCAGCAGGTCGGCGCCACCGTCGACGAGCCCGCGGGCGGCGACGAGGTAGGCGTCGGCGAGCTGGTCGAACGACACGTTGCGCGCGCCCGGGTCGTTGACGTCGGGCGAGATGGAGGCCGTGCGGGTCGTCGGGCCGAGCGCGCCGGCCACCCAGCGAGGGCGGTCCTCGGTCGCGACCGCATCGGCGGCCTGGCGGGCGAGCCTGGCCGACTCGCGGTTGAGCTCGTAGGCGAGCTCCTCGAGGCCGTAGTCCGCCAGGGACACCGAGTTGGCGTTGAACGTGTTGGTCTCGATGATGTCCGCGCCGGCCCGGAGGTACTCCTCGTGGATCGTCCGGATGATCTGCGGCTGCGTGATCGAGAGCAGGTCGTTGTTGCCGATCAGGTCGCTCGGGTGGTCGGCGAAGCGCTCACCGCGGTAGCCCGCCTCGTCGGGCCGGTCGCGCTGGATCGCCGTACCCATCGCGCCGTCCAGCACCATGATCCGCTCGCTCAGGATCTCCGTCAGTGCGGAGGTGGCATCAGGGCGGTGCTGCGGCTCCACGGATGTGGCTCCTCTCGGGCGGCGTTGCAGCCAGCCTAGGAACGTCGTCCGACACGCGGACTGGTTTCCCACATGGTGGCACCCGGCGCGTCGGGCGGCGAAATCACGACGGATGGCTGGGCGCGGCGCCCTAGGCTCGGCGGGTGATCGAGTTCGACGACGTGCAGGATCTGGTCTCCCCGGTGGTGATCGCCGCCTTCGAGGGTTGGAACGACGCCGCCGACGCGGCCTCGGGGCTGGTGGACCACCTCATCGAGCAGTGGAAAGCCGAGGTCATCGGCGCGATCGACCCCGAGGAGTTCTACGACTTCCAAGTCAACCGACCGATCATCGGCACCGACGTCAACGGCTACCGACGGCTCACCTGGCCCACCACGCGCATCGCCGTCGCGCGCCCCGCCGAGCTGGACCGTGACGTCATCCTGGTGCGCGGCATCGAGCCCAACATGAAGTGGCGCCAGTTCTGCGCCGAGCTCCTCGCTGCCTGCGACGACCTCGGCGCCGAGCTCGTGATCACGATGGGCGCGCTCCTCGCCGACACACCCCACACCCGCCCCATCCCGGTCACCGGCACCGCGACCGAGCCCGAGCTCGTGGACCGCCTCGTCCTCGAGCAGTCGACCTACGAGGGGCCGACCGGGATCGTCGGCGTCTTCAACGACGCGTGCACCCAGCTCGACATCCCGGCCGTCTCCTACTGGGCCGCGGTCCCCCACTACGTCGCCCAGCCGCCGTGCCCCAAGGCGACGCTCGCCCTGCTCGGCCAGCTCGAGGAGCTGCTCCAGGCCCCGATGCCGATCGGCGACCTCGCCGACGACGCCAAGGCCTGGGAGCGCGGCGTGGACGAGCTCGCCGCCGAGGACGAGGACGTCGCCGACTACGTCCGCGCGCTCGAGGAGACCCGCGACACCGCCGAGCTCCCGGAGGCCTCCGGCGAGGCCATCGCCCGCGAGTTCGAGCGCTACCTCAAGCGCCGCGACACCGACTGAGGGTCTGCCGGGCGTCGACGCGCCGCGCAGCGGTGCCCCACCCACATTCGCCTACAGCGGAATGTCGCTCACGCACCGCCGACCCGCGCGTCGTACGCCGACACGCCCCGCAGCGGTGGCCCAGGGGCACTTCCGGCCGCTCGAGTCCCCCTCACGCACCGCTGCCCAGGCAGCGGTGCCCCACCCACATTCCCCGCCTGCGGAACGTCGCTCAGCCACCGCCCGCCCGCGCGTCGTACGCCGACACGCCCCGCAGCGGTGGCCCAGGGGCACTTCCGGCCGCCCGAATACCCCTCACGCACCGCTGCCCAGGCAGCGGTGCCCCACCCACATTCCCCGCCTGCGGAATGTCGCTCAGCCACCGCCCGCCCGCGCGTCGTACGCCGACACGCCCCGCAGCGGTGGGTGAGACACCTTTTCTGGCCTCAGAACCTGCCTCACGCACCGCTCGGGTGGTGAGGAGGCGGCGTACGTCAGAGCGAGAGGCCGAGGGCGGCGTCGAGGAGCCGGTGGACGGTGGCCGCGGCCTCCGGGTCAGAGGTGTCGGCGAGGCCGGTGGTGCCGAGGGTCGCCTCGACCCACTCCTGGACGGCGGCGACGGCGGTCGGCGCGTCGAGGTCGTCGGCCAGGGCGGCGAGCACCCGCTCGACGTACGGAAGGGCCGGCGCACCGTTGCCGAGCGCGAGGGCCCGGCGCCAGGTGGCCAGGGAGTCGACGGCGTCCCAGAGCTGGTCGTCGGTCCACTCCCAGTCGCTGCGGTAGTGGTGGCGCAGCAGCACCAGCCGGATCGCCATCGGGTCGACCTCGCTCATCCGCAGCGCGGAGACGAAGACGAGGTTGCCCTTGGACTTCGACATCTTCTCGCCGTCGTAGGCGACCATCCCGGCGTGGGCGTAGGTCCGCGCGAACCGCTCCCCCGGGTGGGCGACCTGCGCGTGACCGGCCGACATCTCGTGGTGCGGGAAGACGAGGTCGCTGCCGCCGCCCTGCACGTCGAACGTGGACCCGAGGTGGTCCAGCGCGATCGCGGAGCACTCGACGTGCCAGCCCGGCCGGCCAGGACCCCACGGGCTGTCCCACGCCGGCTCGCCCGGCCGCTCGGCACGCCACAGCAGGCAGTCGAGCGGGTCCTTCTTGCCATCGCGGTCGGGGTCGCCACCTCGCTCGGGGAAGATCTCGAGCATCGTGTCGCGGTCGAGGCCGGACACGGCGCCGAAGGTGTCGTCGGCGGTCACCGAGAAGTAGAGGTCGTCGTCGACGCGGTAGACCGACCCGGCCTCGTCGAGTCGCTGGATCAGCTCGATCACCTGCGGGATGGACTCGACCGCCCCGGTGTAGTGCGCGGGCGGCAGGACCCTCAGGGCCTCCATGTCCTCGCGGAAGAGCTGGGTCTCGCGCTGGGCGAGCTCGGCCCAGTCGACGTTGACCTTGGTGGCGCGCTCCAGCAGCGGGTCGTCGACGTCCGTCACGTTCTGGACGTACGTCACCTCGTGGCCGGCGTTGCGCCAGGCGCGGTTGAGGAGGTCGAAGCCGACGTAGGTCGCGGCGTGGCCCATGTGGGTGGCGTCGTAGGGGGTGATCCCGCAGACGTACATCCGCGCCGGTCCCTCGGGCCGCGTCTCGACGAGGACGTCGCTCGCGGTGTCGTGCACCCGCACGACGGGGCCCGTCACGGGCAGTGAGGGAACGTCGGGCGACGACCAGGCACGCATGTCGCGAAGCCTATCCGCCGCCCGGGAGGCGCCGGCCGTCGCTGCCCGTCTCGATCTCGATACGGCCTCGCGCGGCTCAGAACGGGGGCCAGGGGATGACGGGGTACGACGACGAGCGCGGGCCGGGGAACGTCCCCCGCGCCAGCAGCCGGTCGACCCGGCGCCTCGTCGTCTCGACCTCATCATCGGTGAGCATCCCGGAGAGGGTCGCGCCCAGCTCGCCGTCGAGCGCCGCCGCGAGCCCTCGCAGGCCGTCGGCCTCGTCGGCGCTGATCGCGTCGCCCACGAAGCCCCACAGCACGGTGCGGAGCTTGTGCTCGACGTGGAAGGTCAGCCCGTGGTCGACGCCGTGCCGGTGGCCGTCGGGCATGGGCAGGACGTGGCCGCCCTTGCGGTCGGCGTTGTTGACCACCACGTCGAAGAGCGCCATCCGCCGCAGGGGCTCGCTGTCCTCGTGGACCAGCGACACCGCCTGGTCGTGGGCGTCGAGGCCGTCGAAGACGTGGCGGAAGCCCGCCGGGAGCTCGCCCTCTCCGACGATGTCGACGGGCGACGCGTCCTCGACCTCGTCACGCCACAGCTGCACCATCCCCGGGCCGTGCGGCCCGTCGCCGAGGACCGTCGGCGGCACGATGTCCCAGCCGAGCGCCTCGGAGACGGCGTACGCACCCACCTCGCGCGCGGCCAGCGTGCCGTGGGGGAAGTCCCACAGCGGACGCTCCCCCGCGATCGGCTTGTAGACGACCCGGACGCCGTCGAGCTCACCGACGAAGGTGGCGTTGGACGCAGGCAGGACGCGGCCGTGCAGGGTCAGCTCCCCGGTGGGGAAGCCGGCCGGGAGGGTGCTGTCAGGGATCACGACGCCGGAAGCCGTTGGCGCGGACGCAGAGGTGCCCGTCCGGGTCGATCGGCTCGCCGCAGAAGGGGCAGTCGGGGCGCCCGGCGCCGATCACGGACAGCGAGCGCTCCACGAACGACCGCGCCGCGGCGGCGGTGAGCCGGACGAGGAAGATCTCGTCCGGCTCGGGCTCGAGGAGGTCCTCGAGGTCCTCCTGCAGCTGCTCGGGCGAGACGACCGCGGCCTCGGTGAAGGGGAAGACCTCGATCACCACCCGCTCGTCGGCGCCGTCCCACGACAGGGTCATCGTGCCGGCGCGGAACTCCTCCTCGATCGGCTGCTCGAGGGGCTGGGTGTCGGTGAGGTCGCGCGGCGCGATCGCCGGGATCAGCACGTCGTCGCCGGCGGCCTGCATCAGCTCGTCGAGGAGCTCGTCGATGCGCTCGGCGAGGGCCTGCACCTGCTGCTTCTCCAGCGAGACGCTGACCAGCCGGGCGCCCTCGCGCGCCTGGAGGAAGAACGTGCGCTGGCCGGGCTCGCCAACGGTGCCGGCGACGAAGCGCTCGGGTGGGTCGAAGCGGTGCACGACGGGCATGTCACTCACCCTAGGGCGTGCCTGTCTGGGGTCCGGCGCCTCCACCCACCTCGGCGTCCGCGCGCCGGCTGCGGGTGGTGCGGCGGGGTTTCTTCGGCGGGGTCAGCCAGGCGAGGTCGCCGGCGTGGGTGTTGGTGCCGATCACGAACGGCCGCGACTCGGTGTAGCGCACGATCGACACCGACGCGGGGTCGACGTGGATGCGCTGGAAGAGGTCGAGGTGGGTGCCGAGCGCGTCGGCGAGGATCGACTTGATCACGTCGCCGTGGCTGACGGCGAGCCACACGGCGTCGTCGCCGTGCTCGGCCGCCACCCGCGCGTCGTGCCGTCGTACGGCTGCCACCGCGCGGTCCTGCATCGCCCGCATCGACTCCCCTCCGGGGAAGGTGGCCGCCGACGGCTGCGCCTGGACGGTCTTCCAGAGCTTCTCCTTGGCGAGCTCCTTGAGCGGTCGTCCCTGCCACTCGCCGTAGTCGCACTCCGACAGCTGCTTGTCGCTACCCGCGCGCAGGGGGTCGGCCTGCCGGGTGGTGATCTCGCGGCACGTCTCGCGGCAGCGCTCCAGGGGGCTGGTGACCGCGGCAGCGAGTCGTACGCCTGCGAGCCGCTCCCCCACCGCGACCGCCTGCTTCACGCCGGCGTCGTCGAGGTGGACGCCGGGCAGCCGGCCGGCGAGGACTCCGGTCGCGTTGGCCGACGAGCGGCCGTGTCGCACGAGGATGACGGTGGGCATTCTCCAGAGGTTAGTGGGGCTAGCCTCGGCCTTGTGATCGTGGACAACGCCCTCTACCACCAGGGCAAGCGGGTCCAGCTCGGTGACGCCGACGACCAGAGCCTCGGCTGGGCCCGGGTGCCGTGCGACCCCGGTGACTTCCAGTGGGTCGGGATCCACGACCCCAGCCCCGACGAGCTCGAGCTGATCGCGCGCACCTTCGACCTGCACCCGCTCGCCGTCGAGGACGCCGGCGACTCCCACCAGCGTCCCAAGCTCGAGCGCTACGGCGACACGCTGTTCCTCGTGCTCAAGACGCTCTGGTACGTCGACGAGGAGGACGCGGTCGAGACCGGCGAGATCAACCTGTTCGTCGGGAAGGACTTCGTGGTGACCGTCCGGCACGGCCACGGCATCGACCTGGCGAAGGCGCGACGCGACCTCGAGCACCGCGCCCAGGTGCTCGAGCACGGACCGATGGCCGTCCTCTACGCCATCTGCGACCGCGTCGTCGACGAGTACGAGAAGGTCGGCCAGGAGCTCGAGATGGACGTCGACGAGGTCGAGGAGTCGGTCTTCTCCGAGGCGCGGACCAACGACTCCAACCGGATCTACGTCCTCAAGCGCGAGATCGCCGAGGTGCGCCGGGCTGTCATGCCGCTGCGCGAGCCGATGCGGAAGTTCGCCATGGGCGTCGACGAGCGGATCACCGTCGAGACGGCCACCTACTTCCGCGACGTCGCCGACCACCTCCAGCGTGTCTCCGAGGTGATCGACAGCCTCGACGTGCTGCTGTCCACCGCCTTCGACGCCCACCTCGCCCGGATCTCGGTCCAGCAGAACGAGGACATGCGCAAGATCTCCGCCGGCGCCGCGCTGATCGTCGTACCGACGCTGGTCGCCGGCATCTACGGGATGAACTTCGACCACATGCCCGAGCTGCACTGGCGCCTCGGTTACCCCTTCGCACTGCTCCTGATGGCCGCGATCGCGGGCGGCCTGTTCACCTGGTTCAAGAAGTCCGGGTGGCTGTAGCGCGATCGGCGACCGGCGCCCCCACGGCCTGGCGGGTGGTCTGGTGGTTCGGTTTCGTCAGCCTGGCCGCAGACATGGTCTACGAGGGCGCCCGCTCGGTCTACGGCCCCGTCCTCGCGGCCCTCGGTGCGTCCGCGCTGGTCGTCGGGCTGGTGACCGGGGCAGGTGAGGCGGTCGCGCTCGTCCTGCGCCTGGCGTTCGGCCCGATCGCCGACCGCACGGGCCGCTACTGGTCCCTGACGATCGTGGGCTACGGCCTCACCGCGATCTGCGTCCCGCTGATCGCGCTGGCGCCGCGCCTGGGTGCGGCCGGGCTGGCCTTCGCCTCCACGATGATCCTGCTCGAGCGCCTCGGCAAGGCGGTCCGGTCACCGTCGAAGTCGGCGCTGCTCGCCCACGTCGCGAGCGCCGTCGGCCGTGGGCGCGGCTTCGGGGTGCACAAGGCCCTCGACCAGGTGGGCGCGTTCGCCGGACCGCTCGTGGTGGCCGGGGTCGTCGCGGTCGCGTCCCTCTGGTGGGGCATGGCCGTGCTGGCCGTCCCCGGCGCCGTCGCGATGGTCCTGCTGCTCACCCTGCGCCGCCGCGTCCCCGACCCCAGCGTGTACGACGACTCGCCCCCGCCAGTGGCCCCCGAGCACCCGGCCGCCCGCCGCAGCTGGTGGGCGGACGCCGTCGGGTCGGGCCTGCCGGGCGACTTCTTCCGCTACGCCGTCGCCGCGTCGCTGACGACGGGTGCGCTGGTCACCTTCGGGATCATCGGCTACCACCTCACGGTCGACGACCTGATGCCCGTCGCGGCCGTCCCCGTGGTGTACGCCGCGGCGATGGGCGTCGAGGCGGTCGCAGCGCTCGCCGTCGGCTCGGTCTACGACCGCACTGGCCCGCGCGTGCTGCTCCTCGTGCCGGTGCTGGTGGCGCTCGTCCCGGCCCTCGCCCTCGGCTCGGCCCTGGTCGCGATCCTGGGCGGCGTCGTCGCGTGGGGCGTGGCCCAGGGCGTCCAGGACTCGACGGTCAAGGCGGTGGTCGCCGACCTGGTCGACGCGCCGCGCCGCGCGACGGCGTACGGAGTCTTCGCAGGGATCCAGGGACTCTTCGCGATCGTCGGCGGCGTCACCGCCGGGTGGCTCTACGACCGGTCGCTGCCGGCGCTCGTGGCCGTCGTCGCCGTCACCCAGGTCGTGGCGCTGGTGCTGCTGGCCGACACGTTCAGGCGGTCAGCACGCCGGCTCCGAGCAGGATGAGCACGCCGGTTCCGAGCAGGATCCGGTAGATCACGAAGGGCGTGTAGGAGTTCGTGCTGACGTAGCGCAGCAGCCAGGCGATGGCGGCGTAGCCGACGACGAACGAGACGACCGTGGCGGTGATGGTGGGGCCCCAGCCGAAGTCGTTGTGGCCGTGCGGGATCTCCTTGAGCTCGAAGAGCCCGGCGCCGACGACCGCGGGGATCGCGAGCAGGAAGGCGAACCGGGTCGCGGCCTCGCGGTCGAAGCCGAGGAAGCGGCCCATGGAGATCGTGGCGCCCGAGCGTGAGACGCCGGGGATCAGCGCGAGGGCCTGCGCGACGCCCATCAGGACCGCGTCCCTCAGCGTGAGCTTGCCCAGCGGCCGGTCGGTGCGTCCGACGCGGTCGGCGATGCCGAGGACGACGCCCATCACGATCAGCGTCGTGCCGGTGATCCACAGGTTGCGGAAGTCGCGCTCGATCACGTCCTTGAGCAGCACCCCGAGCACCACGATCGGCAGCGAGCCGATGATGATGAACCAGCCCATCCGAGCGTCGATCGTGCCGCGGTACTCCGCCTTGAACAGCGAGCGCACCCACGCGCTGCCGATGCGCCAGATGTCCTTGCGGAAGTAGATCAGCACGGCGAGCTCGGTGCCGATCTGGATCACGGCCGTGAACGCCGCCCCCGGGTCCCCCCAGCCGAACAGCTCGGGGAAGATTCGCAGGTGCGCGCTGCTCGAGATCGGCAGGAACTCGGTCAACCCCTGGATGACGCCGAGGACCACTGCCTTGAGGAGATCGATCACAGGGCGGGAGCCTACGGGCGCGTCTCGTGTGCTCTCCGCACCACCCGTGGCTACCCTCACCACCATGCAGCAGCGTTCCCTCGGCGCGACCGGACTGAAGGTCTCCCGGCTCGGCCTCGGCACGATGACCTGGGGCCGTGACACCGACGAGCACGAGGCGCGCGACCAGCTGATCGCCTTCGCCGAGGCCGGGGGCACCCTGGTCGACACCGCGGCGGGCTACGGTGACGGCGCGAGCGAGGAGCTGATCGGGACGCTCATCGGTGATGTCGTCTCCCGCGACGAGGTGGTCCTCGCGACCAAGGCGGGCATCCACCGGCGTACGGGCGCACGCGTCACCGACACCTCCCGCGGCAGCCTGCTGACCACCCTCGACGCCTCGCTGAAGCGCCTCGGTGTCGACCACGTCGACCTCTGGCAGGTCCACGTGTGGACCGACGAGACCCCGGTCGAGGAGACGCTCAGCGCCCTCGACCTCGCCGTCACCTCGGGCCGCGCGTCCTACGTCGGCGTCTCCAACTACACCGGCTGGCAGACCGCGCAGGCCGCGACCTGGCAGCGAGCCGTCCCCGGGCGGGTGCCGCTGGCGTCGACCCAGGTCGAGTACTCGCTCCTCAACCGCCACGTCGAGCACGAGGTCGTCCCCGCCGCACAGGCGCTGGGGCTCGGGGTCCTGCCCTGGTCGCCCCTCGGCCGCGGCGTGCTCACCGGGAAGTACCGCACCGGCACGCCGTCGGACTCGCGCGCCGCCACCGAGCACTTCGCCGGGTTCGTGGGCGCCTACCTCGACGAGCGCGGTCGCGGGATCGTGGAGGCCGTCGCGCGCGCCGGCGACGGCCTCGGCTGGTCGCCGCTGGAGGTGTCGCTCGTCTGGGTACGCGACCGGCCCGGGGTCGCCGCCCCGATCGTAGGTGCCCGCACGGCCGCACAGCTCAAGGGAGCGCTGGGCATCGAGGAGCTGACCCTGCCGCCGGAGATCGTCGACGCCCTCGACGACGTGTCGGCCGACTGAACGCACCCTTCCGGGAGAGACACGAGAGACGGGAGAGACGATGGCCAGGATCCAGCGCCGCCCACCGGGCCGCGGGGTGGAGTGGGAGTTCGAGACGCTCGTGCTGCCCCAGGACTTCTCCCGCAACGTCGTCACCCGGGTGCTCGTCGAGCGGGCCGAGCACGGTGGCTGGGAGCTCGACCGGCTCCGCATCGGCAACGACGGCAAGCGGCGCGTGGTGCTGCGCCGCAAGATCATCCGGCAGCGGCTGACCCTCTTCGCCGGCTGACCCGACCGACGCCATGGGGTGCGGACCCCATGGACGTCGCCGCCCCACGGTGCTCGACTCGAAGGAGCGGGGCCACCCCGGTCCCGGTTGAGGGGACGACGCAGATGACGACACGCAGGCACAGGCCGGCACTCGGGATCGTGGAGCTGGCGGTGGACCCGTCCGACGTGGACCAGGAGACCTATCCCGTCCGGATCAGGCTGACCCGGCCGCTGACGACCTACGAGGCGGAGGGGCTGGCGTCGGTCGAGCCGGGGCTTCGGAGCGAGGGGGACGCGATCGTCCTGCCGGCGGCCCGCCTGGACGACGTGGCACGTGACGTGGACACCTGGAACGCCCGCCTTGAGCGGGTGCAGACGCGCGCCGACCAGCTCGAGGGCGAGACGCTGGTGGCCGACCAGCGACGGGTGGACGACCACGCGCGGCACGGGTCCCACCTTCGCAGTCAGCAGGTCAACGACCGCGGCCTGCACTGAGCAGGTCCCGGGCGGGACGGGCGGCTACCAGCCGGTGGAGCCCGGTCCGCCCTTGAACGGTCCGGTGACCCGCGACGTGATCCAGCCGCCGTAGAAGCTGCCCGGCTGCGGTTGGACGACCTCGTCGTCGACGGTGCAGCGGTCGACCTTGCCCGGGTACAGCGCGACGTGGTCGACCAGCGTCTCGAAGCCCGTCGAGGGCGTCGGGTAGGTCCACGCCACGGCCGGGAGCACCTCGTCGCCGATCGCCAGGTCGTAGTAGGCCGCCTGGCCCTTCCACTCGCACCACGAGGCGCCCTGCCCCGGGCGGAGCACCCCCTCGACGAAGTCGGCTGCCGGCAGGTAGTACGTCGGCGGGTGGCTGGTCTCCAGCACCCGCAGGCTCGCGGTGGTCTCGGCGACGACGAGGCCACCGTGGATGACGACGACGTGCTCGCTGCTCGGGTCGACCCGCGGCGGGCGGGGGTAGTCCCACACGGACTCGGTCATGCGCCCAACCTACGGACCGATCCCTACGGCTCGAGGTCGCGCGACGCCAGCCAGGCGCGGACGCGACGGTCCGACGCCTGCGCGAGCCAGGCCTCCTCGATGACCTCGACGAGCTCGTCCCGCTCGATCTCCCCCACCCGGGAGGTGCGCAGCAGCACGGACGCGTGGCCGTCGAAGTGCGCTGTCGTGAAGAACGGCAGTCGCTCGTCCTGCAGCAACGCCTGCTTGTCGCCCTCGGAGGCGACCCAGATGACCACGACGTCGTCGTAGCGCTCGCCCGTCACGGGGTCCACGGCGTCGGGTCGTGGCGTCCGGAAGAACACGAACGACTTGCTGCCCACCTGGTAGACGGGGTTCTTCTCCGGGCGTACGACGCTCACGTGGGGCATCGCACGCGCGGTGGCGTGGATGTCGTCGACGGTCGCCGGGCGACTCACGACGAGGCCGCCGCCGCCTTCGCCCGCAGCTCGGCCACCATCGCGTCGGGGTCGTCGGCGGAGTAGACGGCCGATCCGGCGACGAACACGTCGGCCCCGGCCTCGGCACACCGCTCGATGGTCTCCAGCGACACGCCTCCGTCGACCTGGAGCCAGGTCTCGACGCCGTGCTTGCGCATGAGCTCGCGGGCGGTGCGGATCTTGGGCAGGCACAGGTCGAGGAACTTCTGGCCGCCGAAGCCGGGCTCGACGGTCATGATGAGCACCATGTCGAGCTCGGGCAGCAGCGCCTCGTAGGGCTCGATCGGTGTCGCCGGCTTGAGCGCCATCGACGCGCGCGCGCCCTGCGACCGGATCTCACGGGCGAGCCGCACCGGCGCCTTGGCCGCCTCGGCGTGGAACGTGACGGACCCGCACCCCGCCTCGGCGTACGCCGGTGCCCACCGGTCGGCGTCCTCGATCATCAGGTGCGCGTCGATCGGCTGGGAGGCGTGCTTGCTGAGCGCCTCGATGACGGGCAGGCCGAGGGTCAGGTTGGGCACGAAGTGGTTGTCCATGACGTCCACGTGCACCCAGTCGGCACTGGGGATCCGGGCCACCTCGTCGGCGAGGCGCGACAGGTCGGCGTTGAGGATGCTCGGCGTGATCTGGATGCCCACAGGGCGAGCCTAGTGACCCCCGGGACCGTCGAGACGCGCGGCACTGCTCCCAGCCGGTACGACGACGTGGAGTGCGTTGCGGTCGACCTCGAACGTCGCCGTGGTGGTGGCCGCGATCTCGCCGTCGAGGTTGACCGGTAGCGGCTCGTCGGTGACCAGGCGCAGGCGCCGGGTGGTGACGTGGTGCACCCGGTCGTGCTCGACGAGGTGACCGGTCCGCAGCAGCCGCGCGACCGAGACGTGGTCGCGCAGCCGGCCCTTCTCGACGGCGTACACGTCGAGGAGGTGGTCGTCGATCGACGCGTCCGGTGCGACGGTGAGCCCGCCGCCGTAGTGCCGCCCGTTGCCGACGGCGACCTGCATGAGGTCGGCGAGCTCGAGCGTGGTGCCGTCGTCGAGCTCGAGGCGGGCGGCGAACGGTCGGTGGGTCCGGTACGCCGCCAGGGTGGCCGCCGGGTAGGCGAAGCGACCCAGGCGCTGCTTCAGCGCGGGAGTCAGCCTCTGGGTGACGGCGACGGAAAGACCGACCGACGCGACGTTGAGGTAGGCGCGCCCGTCGACGCGGCCGAGGTCGACGTCGACCACGTGACCGTGGACCAGCGTGTCGACCGCCGCCCCCAGGTCGTCCGGGACGCCGAGGGTGCGGGCGAAGTCGTTGGCGGTCCCGAGGGGGAGCACGCCGAGCGCGGTGCCCGAGTGGGCGACCAAGGCGGCCGCGCAGCCGATCGTGCCGTCACCCCCACCCACCACGAGCAGGTCGGGCTCGGACTCGACGGCGACCGCC is part of the Nocardioides cavernae genome and harbors:
- a CDS encoding SCO1664 family protein, with protein sequence MIPDSTLPAGFPTGELTLHGRVLPASNATFVGELDGVRVVYKPIAGERPLWDFPHGTLAAREVGAYAVSEALGWDIVPPTVLGDGPHGPGMVQLWRDEVEDASPVDIVGEGELPAGFRHVFDGLDAHDQAVSLVHEDSEPLRRMALFDVVVNNADRKGGHVLPMPDGHRHGVDHGLTFHVEHKLRTVLWGFVGDAISADEADGLRGLAAALDGELGATLSGMLTDDEVETTRRRVDRLLARGTFPGPRSSSYPVIPWPPF
- the mshC gene encoding cysteine--1-D-myo-inosityl 2-amino-2-deoxy-alpha-D-glucopyranoside ligase; amino-acid sequence: MRAWSSPDVPSLPVTGPVVRVHDTASDVLVETRPEGPARMYVCGITPYDATHMGHAATYVGFDLLNRAWRNAGHEVTYVQNVTDVDDPLLERATKVNVDWAELAQRETQLFREDMEALRVLPPAHYTGAVESIPQVIELIQRLDEAGSVYRVDDDLYFSVTADDTFGAVSGLDRDTMLEIFPERGGDPDRDGKKDPLDCLLWRAERPGEPAWDSPWGPGRPGWHVECSAIALDHLGSTFDVQGGGSDLVFPHHEMSAGHAQVAHPGERFARTYAHAGMVAYDGEKMSKSKGNLVFVSALRMSEVDPMAIRLVLLRHHYRSDWEWTDDQLWDAVDSLATWRRALALGNGAPALPYVERVLAALADDLDAPTAVAAVQEWVEATLGTTGLADTSDPEAAATVHRLLDAALGLSL
- a CDS encoding PAC2 family protein, whose product is MIEFDDVQDLVSPVVIAAFEGWNDAADAASGLVDHLIEQWKAEVIGAIDPEEFYDFQVNRPIIGTDVNGYRRLTWPTTRIAVARPAELDRDVILVRGIEPNMKWRQFCAELLAACDDLGAELVITMGALLADTPHTRPIPVTGTATEPELVDRLVLEQSTYEGPTGIVGVFNDACTQLDIPAVSYWAAVPHYVAQPPCPKATLALLGQLEELLQAPMPIGDLADDAKAWERGVDELAAEDEDVADYVRALEETRDTAELPEASGEAIAREFERYLKRRDTD
- a CDS encoding histidine phosphatase family protein; its protein translation is MPTVILVRHGRSSANATGVLAGRLPGVHLDDAGVKQAVAVGERLAGVRLAAAVTSPLERCRETCREITTRQADPLRAGSDKQLSECDYGEWQGRPLKELAKEKLWKTVQAQPSAATFPGGESMRAMQDRAVAAVRRHDARVAAEHGDDAVWLAVSHGDVIKSILADALGTHLDLFQRIHVDPASVSIVRYTESRPFVIGTNTHAGDLAWLTPPKKPRRTTRSRRADAEVGGGAGPQTGTP
- the corA gene encoding magnesium/cobalt transporter CorA yields the protein MIVDNALYHQGKRVQLGDADDQSLGWARVPCDPGDFQWVGIHDPSPDELELIARTFDLHPLAVEDAGDSHQRPKLERYGDTLFLVLKTLWYVDEEDAVETGEINLFVGKDFVVTVRHGHGIDLAKARRDLEHRAQVLEHGPMAVLYAICDRVVDEYEKVGQELEMDVDEVEESVFSEARTNDSNRIYVLKREIAEVRRAVMPLREPMRKFAMGVDERITVETATYFRDVADHLQRVSEVIDSLDVLLSTAFDAHLARISVQQNEDMRKISAGAALIVVPTLVAGIYGMNFDHMPELHWRLGYPFALLLMAAIAGGLFTWFKKSGWL
- a CDS encoding DUF3090 domain-containing protein gives rise to the protein MPVVHRFDPPERFVAGTVGEPGQRTFFLQAREGARLVSVSLEKQQVQALAERIDELLDELMQAAGDDVLIPAIAPRDLTDTQPLEQPIEEEFRAGTMTLSWDGADERVVIEVFPFTEAAVVSPEQLQEDLEDLLEPEPDEIFLVRLTAAAARSFVERSLSVIGAGRPDCPFCGEPIDPDGHLCVRANGFRRRDP